Below is a window of Caldichromatium japonicum DNA.
GGTCATCAATGGCACCGGTGAGCGGATCTGGCGCCCCCTAGTCAATCCGGTGGGGCTGAGGGTCAGTGATTTCGTTGCGGAAAACCCGCGGGCCTTCGGCCTGTTCCAGCGCGACCGCGATTTCGGCCATTACGAGGACCTCGAGGCCCATTATCAAAACCGCCCGAGTGCCATTGTCGAACCGCTCGGTGACTGGGGGCGCGGGATGATCGAACTCGTCGAGATCCCCAGCACCGCCGAGCGCTATGACAACATCGTGGCCTATTGGATCCCCGAGCGTGCGCCTACAGCCGGGGATGAGCTCAAGTTCGAATATCGCCTGCGCTTTGGGCGCGACCTGGAGGCAGGACTCCTCGGCGGGCGAACGCTTGCTACGCGCATCGGCGCAGCCGGAACCGACATCCTCGACTCGCATCAGCGTAAGTTCGTGGTCGATTTCGTAGGGCCTACCCTTGCCCAGCTTGCTCCTGAGACTCAGGTCGAGGGGGTAGTCACCAGCACCACAGGCGAGCTCAGCAAGCCGGTCGTGCAATGGAACCCCCACATCCAGGGCTGGCGCTTGTTCTTCGAGCTCAAGCCAGACGGCAATAGACCGGCGGATCTACGCGCATTCTTGCGTCATGGAGACGATGTGTTGAGCGAAACCTGGAGCTTCCGATGGGTCAGGGAGTAGGCGATTCCCTCGCCATCCTCGAGTCGCCACCGGCAGCAGCAGAGGTTGTCTCTGCCGATCGACTGGCGATCGAGATGCGGGTGCGCCTCTATCTCGAGGCGCTCGGGGTGCAGGCGAGTGATGAGCTCGACGCCCTTGCAGCACAGGTGAATGAGAAGGTCGAGTTCAGGTCGCGGGTCGGACAGCTGGGCGAGCCCCTGGAGGCGGCGATCGAGGAGGTCCATCTTGCGCTCGATCGGTGGCTGCTCGCCGAGCTAGACATCGACAATGATCCCGACCGTCTGTCCGCAGCCCGCGCCGCTGTGCTCAGCGGACAGATCCCAGGCTGGACCCGCCGTTGGGCCGGTTTAAGCGATACCTCCTTGTCCGAGATCATCGCCGCCGGCTGGATTGCGGCAGTACCTGAACGCGCCCCATTGACGATGGACCCCAACCCGATCGACCTCTGCTGTCATCGGCTGGTTTCCCATCTGCTGGCTGAGGCAAAAAGGCTGATCGCTCTGTTCAGTCACCATCGCCGTGGGCTACCAGGGACATAGCCATGAAGGTTCGACTGTTCAAATCCATCGGCTGGCACCTCCAGCAACTGCTGTACTTTACTCTGGTCGTGGTGACGACCTTTTTTTGCTTGTCGCTGTTATCGGTTGCGCTCCAGGATGGCGGGCTATCTGCCTTGGAGATCGTGCTTCTCGTTTTCTATACCATCCTGATGCTGTGGATCAGTGCCTCGTTCTGGACCGCGGCCCTCGGGTTCTTCGTCCTGTTGTTTGATAGATACAGGTATAAGGCGGCGCATGCCTCCCGGAGCGAGGGAATGGCGTTTAAGACAGCCCTGGTGATGCCGGTCTATAACGAAGACCCAGAGCGGGTATTCGCCGGTCTGCGTGCAATCGATGAGGACCTGAAGGCGCTCGCTGTCCAGGATCGCTTCGAGATCTTTATCCTGAGCGACACCCGCGATCCTAGCATCTGGGTTCATGAAGAGATCCTTTGGCGCCGCTGGTCACAAGAACTTGGCAAGCCGGCGCGGATCTTTTATCGCAACCGTCCTGAGAATACAGCGCGTAAGAGCGGCAACCTGGCGGATTTCTGCCGGCAGTGGGGTGGTCGGTATCGCTATATGATCGTCCTGGATGCCGACAGCCTGATGAGCGCTGAGACCCTCATCGAGATGGTGCGGCGGATGGAGGCCGAGCCCAGTCTAGCCTTATTGCAGGTGCCGCCGGTGCCGATCAATCGGGTCTCGTTCTTTGCCCGGATGCTCCAGTTCGCCGGCAGCCTCTATGGGCGGATGTTCGCCGCTGGCTTGGCCTTCTGGCAGCAAGACATAGCCAACTTCTGGGGGCACAATGCCATCATTCGGGTGCGTCCATTCGCTGATCATTGCGGGCTCCCCAAGCTCCCCGGCCGCGAGCCCTTCGGTGGGGATATCCTGAGCCATGATTTCGTCGAGGCAGCACTTCTGGCGCGCGCCGGCTGGAAGGTCCGCCTGGCCTGGGATCTGGCAGGAAGCTACGAGGAGATCCCCCCGACCCTGATCGACTATGCCAAGCGCGACCGCCGATGGTGTCAGGGAAACCTGCAACATGCGCGCCTGATCATGGCGCGTGGCTTTAGGACCTTAAGCCGCATCCATTTTGCCATGGGGGTGATGTCCTACGCTGCATCGCCCCTGTGGCTGTTGTTTTTGATCGCCACTGGGCTCGAAGCCTATTTCAAAAGCCTGCATCGGCCTGTGTATTTCTTCGGCTATAACATCATTCCGATCTGGCCGCAATACTATGTGGTCGAGATGACCACAGTGCTCTGGGTGACCCTGGCCCTGCTCTTTTTGCCCAAACTTCTAGCCCTAATCTTCTTGGCCTTCGACCGCGCCGAGGCGCGGCGCTTTGGCGGTCTGGCGAAAGCGTCGTTGAGCGCCCTGATCGAGAGTCTGTTTTCGGTCCTGCTTGCGCCGGTCTTGATGCTCTTTCAAAGCAAATTCGTCGTGGCGATCTTGCTGCGGACCAGCGTCGGCTGGCCCGCCCAACAGCGCGGCGATCATCAAACCGGATTCTTCGAGGCGCTCGGTGCGCACGGCGGTCAGACCCTTTTGGGCCTGACCGTCGGCTATGCGACCTATCGCTGGGTACCTGATTTCTTTTGGTGGTTTACGCCGGTGCTTGCAGGGATCCTGCTTGCGATCCCCGTTTCGATCCTCACCAGCCGCACCGATCTGGGGCTGTGGGCTAGGCGGCTGGGCTTGTTCCTGACCCCTGCCGAGACCGAGCCGCCCGCGATCCTCAAGCGCTTGGACGAACAGCTCAAGCGCTCGCCGCCCTTGGAGGGGGTTGCGGGGACACAGGGTCCCGGCGCTCAGCCGTTCTGGGTCCAGGCCATACTCGACCCGCGGGTCTATGCCCTGCATGATGCCCTGCTGTACAACGAGCCGCAGAACCGGCGCCGACGGCACATCCTGGAGGGCCTGGTGTTTCAACTGCAGGACGAGGGCGAGGAGTCACTGAGCTTGCGTGAAAAGCGCGCCTTGCTCTCGCACCACGATGGGTTGTTTCTCCTGCATACCCGCCTTTGGGCGACCCCTAATCCGCCAACACTGCCCCTTGCGTCGCGATGACCGAGCGATAAAAGTGCGCGCTGGATTTGGGATAGCGCTGAAGGGTTTGGCGATCGACCCAATAGAGACCAAAACGCTTGCTGTAGCCCTCGGCCCATTCAAAGTTGTCCATGAGCGACCAGACAAAATAACCGCCGAGATCCACCCCAGCTGCCAGCGCCTGCGCTGCGGCGCGAAGATGCGACCTGAGATAGACGATGCGCTGGGGATCGAGGACGAGACCCGCACAGGGGGCCGGGTCGGCAAATGCTGCCCCGTTTTCGGTGATCAAGACCCGCGGGTTACCATAACGCTCTTTGAACCACCCCAGGACCTCGCCGAGGCCCTCGGGATAGATCTCCCAGCCCATGGCGGTGCTTTTTTCCCTAGGCGGCGGGAGACAGATCGCGCCTAAGGGTTTTGCCTCAGGCGCAGCAGCGACCCGGGCGCGGGTGTAATAGTTGACCCCGATGAAATCACCAGGATAGTGGATTTGGTCGAGCGCGACCGCGCCGAACTTGGGCCAAGCCGGGCCGAAGATCTGGGCGAGTTCGATCGGATAGCTCGCCAAGAACAAGGCATCCAGGAACCAGCGGTTGACGAAAGCGTCGCGCCTCTGGGCGGCCAAGAGGTCCGCGGCCTTTGGGTAGGCCGGATGCTGGGGTTCGAGATTGAGCGCGATCCCGATCTGGCCGTGCCCCAGGGTGCGATATGAGGCGACGGCTGCAGCATGGGCGAGCAAAAGATGATGCCCGACGCGCGCCGCTGCAGAAGGGTCGCGCCAGCCAGGCGCATGTCTTCCCTCCAGGTGGCCCAAGACGGCGATGACCCAGGGTTCATTGATCGTGATCCAGGAGGTGACCCGATCAGCAAAGGTCCGAAACAGGACCTCGGCATAGTCGGCGAACCACTGGGGACTGTCTGGGTTGATCCATCCCCCGCGGTCCTGCAAGGCCATCGGCAGGTCCCAGTGATAGAGGGTGATGACGGGACTGATCCCGCGTTCCAGTAGGGCATCGACGAGCCGCTGATAGAAACCGAGTCCTTTGCGATTGATCGCGCCCCTCCCCTCCGGTAGGACCCGCCCCCAGGCGATGCTGAAGCGATAGGCATTGACCCCGAGCTCGTGCAAAAGCCCGATATCCTCCAGATAGCGCTGATAGTGATTGCAGGCGATGTTGCCTGTCTCGCCATCGGCGATGTGCCCTGGGGTATGGGCAAAGCGATGCCAAATGCTCGGACCTGCCCCGTCCGCAAGCGGCGACCCCTCGATCTGATAGGCCGAGGTCGCCACCCCCCAGCAAAAGCCTTCAGGGAAGGCGCTCATGTCCCCTGTCCATCTGGCGGCAAGCCTGAATAGACAAAGCAGGCGAACGAGGAGGGGGTCTCTAGGGTCGGCGGTCGTAGGCACCAGGTCCCATCCTCGGCGATCTCAAGCAAGCGATCGTAAAAGCGCGGGTCGTCGTCCTCATCGCCCAGGGTGAGATAGGTGATCCCCCGTTGGCGCAGGAGGTTCAAGAGTTCCCCCAGAGGGCATTCGCTTAAGGCCCGGCTCGGGTGATCGAGAAAGACAAAGCGCGGTTCGGTGAGCAAAACGCGCGCAAAACTTAGCCTCTGCTGTTCGCTCAAAGAGAGAAAGTCGCTCCACTTGTGTTCTTTGTCGAGCCCGCCGGCCCGCTCTACCAGGGCCGCGAGATTGAGCGCCTTGAGGCTCTCGGAGATCTTCCAGTCTGGTAGCCAGCGCTCCTGACAAGGACGCAGCAGGATCTCGCGCAAGGTGCCAGGTGGGACATAAGGGCGTTCAGGCAGGAAAAAGATCGCATCATGGCCAGGATGGAGGATCCGGCCCTCGCCATAGGGCCAAAGGTCGGCAGCGGCGCGAAACAGGGCTTTTTCGGCCATCTCGCTCGCCGAACGCACCAACAGATAGATCCTCGTCGGCAACGACAGGCTCAGATCCTTCACCAAGATGCGTCCATTGCGCGGGGCATAGAGGGTCAGATGCTCAAAGGCCAGGCTGCTCGAATCGGCGCAGAACTCGACCCGGGGGGCGCGTTCCAGGTGGGCCTGCGCCATCGCCTCGTGCAAGGCATTGAGCCTCGCGATGACCGCTGTATAACTCGAGATCGATTGAAACTGGGTCACGATTAAGGAAAAGGCCCCGAGCAGATGGCCAAATGCCACCGCTGACTGGGTGATCACCCCGAACTCGACTTTTCCCTGGATGAATAAAGGCGCGATCACCAACGCCGGGATGATCTGGATGAGATAGTTATAGCCTGTTGTAAAGAAGTTGAGGTTGCGATTGACCTCGATCAGACGCTGGAAATTGGCGGTCAGTCGCTCCAATCGATCTTTGAGACGCAGCTTGAGACGCTCTTCGGTACGCAACAGGGCGATCGATTCAGCATGTTCGCGCACATGGACAAGGCGGGCTCGGAAATTCGCCTCATGATCGAGCTGGTCGTAATTGAGCTTGACCAAGGGCTTGCCGAGATAGATGGTCAAGGCCGAACCGACGAGCGAATAGGCGACTGCAACCCCGAATAACAAGGGGCTGATGGTCCACAGCACCCCAGAGAAGGCGATCACAGTGAAGCTCGCATTCAAGACCAGGAGGGTAAAGGAGAGAGTGATGGTGGTTAGACTGCGGATGTCCTCGGCGATTCGCTGATCCGGGTTGGGCAGCGCATCGCTAAGATGCAGCCGGAAATAGGTCCGTTCAGCGAGATAGCGGTCGATGAACTGTTCAGTGAGCCATTTGCGCCACAAAAGCCCCAGGCGCTCTTCGGTATAGCGGTAAAACACAGCGACGACCGTTGCAAGCCCCATGACCGAGACAAAGAGCAGGGCATAGGTGATGAATCCACCCATATCTCGGTTCTCGATCGCGGTCATAAAGTCGCGGTTGACATAGCTGTTGAGGACGTTCAAGCCGTTGATGGCGAATAGGCAAAGGATCAGCAGGCCGAAAAGCACCCTGCCCCGGCCGCCGACGGGCGAGCAGTTGAGCCGGTGCAACATGTGCACAAAGCGAGTCCAGATCACCGGGGTAATCGGGACCTTGAGCGTACTGAGCAATGACCAGAAGAGTCGGTACATGCGGAAAGGATCGTTCAAGGATGGACCAAGAGGCGTGCAGGGTGACTTTGAGACGGGCGCAGTATAGCCTAGATAGGCAGTGCGCCAAGCCGTTCGTCATAATCCGGCAATCTTCTGACAGAGCCAACCCTAGCATTACAAACTGTGCGCGATAGTGGATAATTTTCCACATAGAAAGCACGATGATGCGCACAGGCAAGGCGGCGAAGCGGCTTGGCGTCTCGGACAAGACCATTTGCCTGCCCAAGAGCGGTGAGGTCGCCATGACCGAGGCGTTGTGCTTCGATGGCAAGATTCTTGGTGCGACCGTTTCGCGTACTGCGGACGCTGGTTCGTCGCCATTCAGGTTGAAGTGGTCGATGCTGTGTTCTATCGCAGGCGCATGAAACGACTGGTGTTGACCTGGGCGTTGAGGCGGCGGCCAGGCTTTCCAATGGCGAGTCTGTTGAATCTCCTCTGCGCTTCGTCGTCTCAGGATTCGAGGCAGACGCCTTTCCTGCAAGGTTGAGGCGGCCAAGGTCGGGGCTGGGTTTGCGCCAAGGGCCGGACTGGCAAAAGGCACGAGGCTTCCGATCTTGAAGAATCGAAGGAAATCCTCTGCGATGTTGGCAAGGCTGCACGCACGCATTGCCAATGTCCGAGCGGACTTCACACATAAGCTCACGACCCGGCTCTGCCGCGAAAACCAAGGGGTGGTGATTGAGGATTTGAACGTCAAGGGCATGCTGGCGAACGAACGGCTTGCCCGCGCCATCAGCGACCTGGGCTTTGGCATGTTCTGCTTGCAGATGGAATACAAGGGGAAATGCTACGGCGTCTGGTTGGTTTTAGCTGATCGCTGGGATCCGAGCAGCCGCCTGTGTTCGGTCTGTGGTTGGGAGAATGAGATGTTGGCGTTGAAGGATCGGGAATGGACGTGTCCTCAATGCGGCACGCGCCATGATCGGGACATCAATGCCGCGCTCAATCTCAAACGGCTGGCAACCGCAACTGCCCTACCCGTGGCGAGTCCGTCCGGTAACGGCGGAGCTACAGCAGAGAGGGTCTCTGCCGTAGTCGGGAAAGTCACGCCTGTCAGAGACAAATGCGCTCCGCATTCGGGGCAGGAAGAGCACAGTGCGCCTGTTTGCGCACTGTCTTGAGAGCAGAGGGGGCCCTAAAGCACTATGCGCCATCAGATGCTCGATGTGTTTGGCGACCTGCCCGGATGGTCGGCGATCGCCTCCGGTCAGTCGCGGCTCGACCTTGGGCTAGAAGCCGGCCCCAACGAGGGCCCCGCGCTACGCCTGGACTTCGACTTCGGCACGGACGGTGGCTTTGTCGTGGCACGCCGGCGGTTGTCGCTGAGGCTCCCAGGCAGCTTTGCCCTGCACCTTGAGCTTAGCGCCCAGGGCCAAGCGCGCGGGATCGAGATCAAGCTCGTCGCTCCGGGCGATGAGAACGTCTGGCTGTGGCGAAGCGAGTCCTTCGATTTCCAGGGCGGGTGGCACAGCCTCGAGCTCAATGCCCGTGCCTTCGCCTTCGGCTGGGGTCCGGCAGGCGGCGGGTCGCCTGATGAGATCGATGCCATCGAGATCGCCCTCCTCGGCGGTGGCAAGGGCTCGCTGTGGCTCGCCGACCTTCGGCTCGAGGACCGCACCCCGCCGGAAAGACCGCAGATCATCGCTTCGGACGGGCCGGATGCGCCGGCATGGATCGAGCTCGATTGCGGGGCGATCTGCGATTACAGCGCCCTGTACCTGACCTGGGAGACGGATGGCCCGCATCCCTTTCGGGTCCTGGCGCGCGACGGCTCAGATGAAGGCTGGCGCCGTCTCTATGAATCACCCCATGCCCGAGGGCGGCAGAACGCCATCTATCTCGCCGACGGCTGTTCGCGCCTCCTGCGGATCGAGTCGCTCAATGACCGTTTACCCCTCCCCCGGCTGCTCGATCATCGGCTGTCTCCCGCTGCCGATGCCCGCTCGCTTGAGGAGTTTTTGATGCGTCTGGCCGAGACATCTCCGAGGGGCGCTTATCCCCGCTGGCTCGATCGCGAGCAGATCGAGTGGACCGCGATCGATCGGCCAGATGGCCAGACACCCGCCATCCTCAGCGAGGACGGAGCGGTCGAGGTCGGGCGCGCCTGGCCAATGATCGAGCCCATGCTCTGGACGGGGGAGATGCTTTTGACCTGGGGCGATTGCACCATCGAACAGGGCCTCATTGAGACGCCGTTACCCATCCCTCAGGTGATCTGGCGACGTGCTGCTTGGCAGCTCGTCATCACCGCCTTCGCCCAGGGCGAGCCTGGGTGGCTCTATCTGGGCTATCGGATCGCGCGCCAGGTGACAGAGGAGAACCCAGCCCCGGCCAAGGCGCGGCTCTATCTCCTCCTGCGCCCCTTCCAGGTCACGCCGCCTTGGCAGCGGCATCGGGAGATTGGCGGGTTGGCGCCCATCCATCGGCTCGCCTGGGAAGAGGGTGGGCTGTGGGCCGATGGGCGTCTTGCCTTGGTCCCTTTGCTCCAACCCAGCGGGGTCGGTGTCGGTAGCCTGGATGAAGGTCCATGGGTCGAGCGGCTGGCAGCAGGTCTCCTCCCCCAGGCAAGCGCGATCGACGACCCCAATGGTCTGGGCTGCGCGGCGGTCTGGTTCGACCTCGAGCTTGCCGCCGGTGCCGAGGAGACAGTCTGGCTGGCTGCGCCACTCGGAGAGCAGGCGGGGCAGGGTTTGGGGGATATTGCAGGCGAGACGCTTGCGCTTCGGCTGCCCCACGGCGAGGTACCCTTGGAACAGGCCATCGCCGAGTGGCGGGGCGTGTTGCGGATAGATGTGGCAGGCGGGACGCCGACGCTCCTATCTGCGCCGGCGCGTCCCTATTGGGATGCAGCGCAAGGGGCGATCGCCCATGTCCTGATCAACCGCCAGGGGCCGGCCTTGCAACCCGGGCCGCGGCGCTATGCCCGCTCCTGGATTCGGGATGGAGCGGCGATGGCCGCGGCCTTGAACCGCTTTGGGCTGGTTGATGTCTCCCTCGCCTTCGTCGAGTGGTATGCCGGTTTTCAGGATACCGCTGGGCGCGTGCCCTGTTGTGTCGATGACCAGGGGCCGGATTGGCTAGTCGAGCACGACAGCCTAGGGCAGTTGATCTTCGCCATCGCCGATGCCTGGCGCTTCGGCGCCGATCCTGCGCGCATCGCACCCCTCTGGCCTGCGGTCTGCAAGGCAGTTGACCACCTCGAACGCCTGCGCGCCGAGCGCCTGACCCCTGAGTATCAGACGCCTCAGCGCCGCGCCTGTTTTGGGCTACTGCCCGAGTCGGCGAGCCACGAGGGGTATCTCGCCCATCCGGTCCATGCCTATTGGGATGATCTCTGGGCCCTGCGCGGGCTCAAGGATGCCACCGAGCTCGCCGAGGCCCTGGGGGATGAGGTCCAGGCAGGGCGCTGTGCGCGTCTGCGCGCTGAGCTCGCAGCGGATCTCTATCGCTCGATCGAGCAGGTGGCAGCCGCGCATGGGCTGGAGGATCTGCCTGCCTCGGTTGAGCTCGCCGACCACGACCCGGTGGCCCTTGCGGTCGCGCTCGGCCTGGTCGATGAGGGACATCGCTTGCCGCAGATCCCGTTGCGCCGGACGTTCGAGCGCTTCATCGCCCGCTTTCGGGCGATGCATGGGCCAGATCCTGTCACTTGGACCAATTTTACCCCCTATGAGATCCGCGTCGCCTCTGCCCTGATCCGGATCGGTTGGCGCGCCGAGGCCCACGAGGTCTTGGGATTTTATCTGGATGCGCGCACCCCGCCCGCCTGGAACCAGTGGCCGGAGATCATCTGGCGCGACCCGCGCGCACCGGCGCATCGCGGTGATCTGCCGCATAGCTGGATCGGCGCCGAATATGCCCTGGCGGTGCGCGATCTGTTTGTCTATGAGCGCGATTCCGACCGCTCTTTGGTAATAGCCGCCGGCATCCCGTTGGAATGGCTTCAGGCGGGCCCCATCCGCCTCCGGGGGCTGCCGACCGCCTATGGGCCCTTGGACATCGAGATCGCGCCTTGGACGGGCGGGGCCCTCGTCGTCCAACTCGGCGGGGACCTAAGTCTGCCGCCTGGCGGGATCTGGGTCTGTCCGCCGCTGCCCGGGCCGTTGTTTTCGGTGCGGATCGATGGTGAAGAGAGCCGAGATGTCGATGCCTCAGGTGCCCGGGTGCGCGCGCTTCCGGCGCGCCTTGAGCTGTTGGCCTAGCGCTATGCGTACCCTAATGGATAGTTCGGGCGAGACGCCCGCGCTCCATCGAGGATTGAGCCCATGCGTGAACCGATGACAGGCGAAGGACGTGATCATCGCCTTTGCCGACGGCGGCTCGAGGTCGTCATCAGCGACTCGGGCGCAGGTCAGTTGCGGTTTAAAGGTCTGGCGCTGACGCGCTGGCCGGGGGACCCGATCGAGGATGCCCTCGGCAGCCTCTTATATCTGCGCGATCTCGATAGCGGCGAGCTCTGGTCGCTCGGCTATCAGCCGACTCGGACCCTGGCGGATGATTATCGTGCTGCCGATTGCGCGGGTGGTTTTCGTTTGGAACGCGAAGATCACCGGATCCGGCTGCGTCTTGATCTGCG
It encodes the following:
- the mdoH gene encoding glucans biosynthesis glucosyltransferase MdoH, with the translated sequence MKVRLFKSIGWHLQQLLYFTLVVVTTFFCLSLLSVALQDGGLSALEIVLLVFYTILMLWISASFWTAALGFFVLLFDRYRYKAAHASRSEGMAFKTALVMPVYNEDPERVFAGLRAIDEDLKALAVQDRFEIFILSDTRDPSIWVHEEILWRRWSQELGKPARIFYRNRPENTARKSGNLADFCRQWGGRYRYMIVLDADSLMSAETLIEMVRRMEAEPSLALLQVPPVPINRVSFFARMLQFAGSLYGRMFAAGLAFWQQDIANFWGHNAIIRVRPFADHCGLPKLPGREPFGGDILSHDFVEAALLARAGWKVRLAWDLAGSYEEIPPTLIDYAKRDRRWCQGNLQHARLIMARGFRTLSRIHFAMGVMSYAASPLWLLFLIATGLEAYFKSLHRPVYFFGYNIIPIWPQYYVVEMTTVLWVTLALLFLPKLLALIFLAFDRAEARRFGGLAKASLSALIESLFSVLLAPVLMLFQSKFVVAILLRTSVGWPAQQRGDHQTGFFEALGAHGGQTLLGLTVGYATYRWVPDFFWWFTPVLAGILLAIPVSILTSRTDLGLWARRLGLFLTPAETEPPAILKRLDEQLKRSPPLEGVAGTQGPGAQPFWVQAILDPRVYALHDALLYNEPQNRRRRHILEGLVFQLQDEGEESLSLREKRALLSHHDGLFLLHTRLWATPNPPTLPLASR
- a CDS encoding GH1 family beta-glucosidase; amino-acid sequence: MSAFPEGFCWGVATSAYQIEGSPLADGAGPSIWHRFAHTPGHIADGETGNIACNHYQRYLEDIGLLHELGVNAYRFSIAWGRVLPEGRGAINRKGLGFYQRLVDALLERGISPVITLYHWDLPMALQDRGGWINPDSPQWFADYAEVLFRTFADRVTSWITINEPWVIAVLGHLEGRHAPGWRDPSAAARVGHHLLLAHAAAVASYRTLGHGQIGIALNLEPQHPAYPKAADLLAAQRRDAFVNRWFLDALFLASYPIELAQIFGPAWPKFGAVALDQIHYPGDFIGVNYYTRARVAAAPEAKPLGAICLPPPREKSTAMGWEIYPEGLGEVLGWFKERYGNPRVLITENGAAFADPAPCAGLVLDPQRIVYLRSHLRAAAQALAAGVDLGGYFVWSLMDNFEWAEGYSKRFGLYWVDRQTLQRYPKSSAHFYRSVIATQGAVLAD
- a CDS encoding ABC transporter ATP-binding protein/permease; its protein translation is MYRLFWSLLSTLKVPITPVIWTRFVHMLHRLNCSPVGGRGRVLFGLLILCLFAINGLNVLNSYVNRDFMTAIENRDMGGFITYALLFVSVMGLATVVAVFYRYTEERLGLLWRKWLTEQFIDRYLAERTYFRLHLSDALPNPDQRIAEDIRSLTTITLSFTLLVLNASFTVIAFSGVLWTISPLLFGVAVAYSLVGSALTIYLGKPLVKLNYDQLDHEANFRARLVHVREHAESIALLRTEERLKLRLKDRLERLTANFQRLIEVNRNLNFFTTGYNYLIQIIPALVIAPLFIQGKVEFGVITQSAVAFGHLLGAFSLIVTQFQSISSYTAVIARLNALHEAMAQAHLERAPRVEFCADSSSLAFEHLTLYAPRNGRILVKDLSLSLPTRIYLLVRSASEMAEKALFRAAADLWPYGEGRILHPGHDAIFFLPERPYVPPGTLREILLRPCQERWLPDWKISESLKALNLAALVERAGGLDKEHKWSDFLSLSEQQRLSFARVLLTEPRFVFLDHPSRALSECPLGELLNLLRQRGITYLTLGDEDDDPRFYDRLLEIAEDGTWCLRPPTLETPSSFACFVYSGLPPDGQGT
- a CDS encoding RNA-guided endonuclease InsQ/TnpB family protein, translating into MRGRRLSCKVEAAKVGAGFAPRAGLAKGTRLPILKNRRKSSAMLARLHARIANVRADFTHKLTTRLCRENQGVVIEDLNVKGMLANERLARAISDLGFGMFCLQMEYKGKCYGVWLVLADRWDPSSRLCSVCGWENEMLALKDREWTCPQCGTRHDRDINAALNLKRLATATALPVASPSGNGGATAERVSAVVGKVTPVRDKCAPHSGQEEHSAPVCALS